A region of Ferruginibacter albus DNA encodes the following proteins:
- a CDS encoding type III PLP-dependent enzyme domain-containing protein: MNNTYTDLVNQTFNFPQEDFKVKNEYLQFNGLDLKALIDKYGTPMKLTYLPKIGMQINKAKKMFEAAIKKHKYEGEYNYCYCTKSSHFSFVVEEALKHNIHLETSYAYDIEIINKLYAKKKISKDTYIICNGYKQKPYTSRIARLLNTGFKNVIPILDNKEELRNYKKTVKVPFKLGIRVAAEEEPTFPFYTSRLGMRAKDVLEFYVDEIEGYEDRFQLKMLHIFLNKGIKDDIYYWSELNKVINLYCQLKKICPELDSINIGGGFPIKHSLGFDYNYQFMINEIVRNIKVACKKSNVPMPHIFTEFGSYTVGESMAHIYSVIGQKMQNDREIWYMIDSSFITTLPDTWGIGEKFLLLPINKWNEEYQRVTLGGITCDSHDYYDSEEHINEVFLPKLTNGEPLVLGFFHTGAYQDQISGYGGIKHCLIPSPKHIIVGHDKNGKLVDWVYAKEQTAQSMLKILGY, translated from the coding sequence ATGAACAATACTTACACTGACCTGGTAAATCAAACCTTTAATTTTCCGCAAGAAGACTTTAAAGTTAAAAACGAATACCTGCAGTTTAATGGCTTAGACCTAAAAGCGTTGATTGATAAATACGGCACTCCGATGAAGCTTACCTATTTGCCTAAAATAGGAATGCAGATCAATAAGGCGAAGAAGATGTTTGAAGCTGCAATTAAAAAGCACAAGTACGAAGGAGAATATAATTATTGTTACTGTACAAAGAGCTCGCATTTTTCTTTTGTAGTAGAAGAAGCCTTAAAGCATAATATACATTTAGAAACTTCTTACGCTTATGATATTGAAATCATCAATAAGCTATACGCCAAGAAAAAAATAAGCAAAGACACGTACATCATTTGTAATGGCTATAAGCAAAAGCCTTATACCAGCCGCATTGCACGGTTGTTGAACACAGGCTTTAAAAATGTTATTCCCATTTTAGATAATAAAGAGGAATTACGTAATTATAAAAAAACGGTAAAAGTTCCTTTCAAGTTAGGTATTCGTGTAGCAGCGGAAGAAGAGCCAACCTTTCCTTTCTATACCTCACGGTTAGGCATGCGTGCAAAAGATGTATTGGAATTTTATGTAGATGAGATCGAAGGATATGAAGATCGGTTTCAATTAAAGATGTTGCACATCTTTTTAAATAAAGGTATCAAGGATGATATTTATTATTGGAGTGAATTGAATAAAGTGATCAACCTTTATTGCCAGCTGAAAAAGATCTGTCCTGAATTGGATTCTATTAATATCGGTGGCGGTTTCCCTATTAAGCATTCATTGGGATTTGATTATAATTATCAATTCATGATCAATGAGATTGTACGCAACATTAAAGTAGCGTGCAAGAAAAGTAATGTTCCAATGCCGCACATCTTTACCGAATTTGGTAGCTATACGGTTGGAGAAAGCATGGCGCATATTTACAGCGTGATAGGGCAGAAGATGCAAAACGACCGTGAGATTTGGTACATGATCGATTCTTCTTTCATTACTACATTGCCTGATACCTGGGGTATTGGTGAAAAATTCTTACTGCTTCCTATTAATAAATGGAATGAAGAATACCAGCGGGTAACGTTAGGCGGTATTACCTGTGATAGTCATGATTACTACGATTCTGAAGAACATATCAATGAAGTGTTTCTTCCTAAGCTGACAAATGGTGAACCTTTAGTGTTAGGATTCTTCCATACCGGTGCTTACCAGGACCAGATCAGTGGATATGGTGGAATTAAACACTGTTTGATACCATCGCCCAAGCACATAATTGTTGGGCATGATAAAAACGGCAAATTGGTAGATTGGGTGTATGCAAAAGAACAAACAGCACAGAGCATGTTGAAGATATTGGGATATTAA
- the rplT gene encoding 50S ribosomal protein L20: MPRSVNAVASRARRKRILKAAKGFYGKRKNVYTVAKNVLEKGQTYAYVGRKVKKRDYRALWIARINAAVRAEGITYSEFIHKLAVKKIDLNRKVLADLAMNEPETFKKLVDSVK; encoded by the coding sequence ATGCCACGTTCAGTAAACGCCGTTGCCAGCAGAGCCCGTCGTAAAAGAATATTAAAAGCCGCTAAAGGATTTTACGGTAAACGTAAAAATGTATATACCGTTGCTAAAAACGTTCTTGAAAAAGGACAAACTTATGCATACGTTGGTCGTAAAGTTAAAAAACGCGACTACCGTGCTTTATGGATTGCACGTATCAACGCTGCTGTAAGAGCAGAAGGTATTACATACAGCGAATTCATTCACAAATTAGCAGTTAAAAAGATCGATCTGAATCGTAAAGTGTTAGCTGACTTAGCTATGAATGAACCAGAAACATTCAAAAAATTAGTTGATTCAGTTAAATAA
- the rpmI gene encoding 50S ribosomal protein L35, which produces MAQKAISGEIRQQGVTITSYIMPKVKTNSSAKKRFKVTGTGKITFQKAFKRHILTKKSTKRKRNMRKDGVVSDPNLHFVKRLLRLK; this is translated from the coding sequence ATGGCTCAAAAAGCGATTTCCGGTGAAATCCGCCAGCAGGGAGTAACTATAACAAGTTATATAATGCCAAAAGTTAAAACCAACTCAAGCGCAAAAAAGCGCTTTAAAGTTACCGGTACCGGTAAAATTACCTTTCAAAAGGCTTTCAAACGTCACATTCTTACTAAAAAATCAACCAAGCGTAAACGCAATATGCGTAAAGATGGTGTGGTTAGCGATCCTAACTTACATTTTGTAAAACGTTTGTTGAGACTGAAATAA
- a CDS encoding M13 family metallopeptidase, with amino-acid sequence MHKVLLTLLLVSLLSTASFSQSTKPIDLKDLSPTIKPSDNFFDYVNKKWMDSTAIPPSKLFWGSFAVIDEEKTKIVKTILQDAAKNSMVSRNNQLLGDFYTSGMDSAGIEKLGFTPIKKDLEEIAATKTLDDIINLIATERTKGIANPLFDFSIEIDNKETTQYVPFLRQGGLTLPDKDYYLKSDERTVAIRKAYLSYVIDMFKLIGDDSTTAINKANAILELETKLATHHFSKVELRDPHKIYNKFYEGDLSKTTPHLDWKILFAKMLITAKQDSLVVNNPGFFQFADSVLAVTPVSTLQTYLQWNIIKNAAPYLSADFVNRRFIFNKAVTGQKELSPRWQRTSNLVDGSLGDIIGQVYVTNYFKPEAKQRMIALVNNLQETFAERIQQLDWMSDATKQKALAKLEAMGKKIAYPDKWKTYDGVVINKFDLLGNVRRCSEWNYQYRAKKLGTKVDKTEWGTTPQTVNAFYAPSSNDIIFPAIILQPPFFNFTADDAVNYGAIGSVIGHEMTHGFDDEGRQFDLNGNLNDWWTEEDATKFKSYADKVADEYDAFTVMDSLHVNGKLTLGENIADLGGLNIAYAAFKKTPQGKSTQKIDGLTPDQRFFMGFAQVWRIKVVQQMMAQLIVIDPHSPSKYRVNGVVNNLDAFYKAFDVKPGDKMYKPEKERIKIW; translated from the coding sequence ATGCATAAAGTCTTACTAACACTTTTGCTTGTATCTCTTTTATCTACAGCAAGCTTTTCTCAAAGTACTAAACCAATTGATTTAAAAGACCTCAGCCCAACTATAAAACCAAGTGACAATTTTTTTGATTACGTAAACAAAAAGTGGATGGACAGCACCGCCATTCCGCCATCAAAATTATTCTGGGGCAGCTTTGCTGTTATTGATGAAGAAAAAACCAAAATTGTAAAAACCATATTACAGGATGCAGCCAAAAACAGCATGGTATCAAGAAATAATCAATTGCTGGGAGATTTTTATACAAGTGGTATGGATAGTGCAGGAATAGAAAAGTTAGGATTTACTCCAATTAAAAAAGATCTGGAGGAGATTGCTGCAACAAAAACGTTGGATGATATTATAAACCTTATTGCAACAGAACGTACTAAAGGCATTGCCAATCCGCTATTTGATTTTTCCATTGAAATAGACAATAAAGAAACCACACAATATGTCCCCTTTCTGCGCCAGGGCGGACTTACATTACCCGATAAAGATTATTATCTGAAATCAGACGAAAGAACGGTAGCCATCCGCAAAGCATACCTGTCTTATGTAATCGACATGTTTAAATTAATTGGCGATGATTCAACAACTGCAATCAACAAAGCCAACGCCATTCTTGAATTAGAAACAAAACTGGCAACACATCATTTCAGTAAAGTAGAATTAAGAGACCCTCATAAAATTTACAATAAATTTTATGAGGGTGATCTCAGCAAAACAACTCCTCATCTTGATTGGAAAATATTGTTTGCTAAAATGCTGATAACAGCTAAACAGGATAGTTTGGTGGTAAACAATCCCGGGTTCTTTCAATTTGCAGACAGTGTGTTAGCAGTAACTCCTGTCAGCACATTACAAACTTATCTTCAATGGAATATTATTAAAAACGCAGCACCTTATTTAAGCGCTGATTTTGTAAATCGTCGTTTTATTTTTAATAAAGCAGTAACCGGGCAAAAAGAGTTATCGCCCCGCTGGCAACGCACCAGTAATTTAGTAGATGGCAGCTTAGGCGATATTATAGGCCAGGTATATGTTACCAATTATTTTAAGCCCGAAGCAAAACAGCGCATGATAGCTTTGGTAAATAACTTACAGGAAACATTTGCAGAAAGGATACAACAGTTAGACTGGATGAGCGATGCTACAAAACAAAAAGCATTGGCAAAGCTGGAAGCAATGGGTAAAAAAATAGCCTATCCGGATAAATGGAAGACATATGATGGTGTTGTCATTAATAAATTTGATCTTTTAGGAAACGTGCGCCGTTGCAGCGAATGGAATTATCAATACCGTGCAAAAAAATTAGGAACAAAGGTTGATAAAACCGAATGGGGAACCACGCCGCAAACCGTAAATGCTTTTTATGCTCCGTCATCAAACGACATTATTTTTCCGGCAATTATTTTACAACCTCCTTTCTTCAATTTCACGGCAGATGATGCTGTTAACTATGGGGCAATCGGCAGTGTGATCGGACATGAAATGACGCACGGCTTTGATGATGAAGGAAGACAATTTGATCTGAACGGGAACTTAAACGATTGGTGGACGGAAGAAGATGCTACAAAATTTAAATCGTATGCTGATAAAGTAGCGGATGAATACGATGCGTTTACAGTAATGGACAGCTTGCATGTAAATGGCAAACTGACCTTAGGCGAAAATATTGCCGATCTTGGCGGTTTGAATATTGCCTATGCAGCTTTTAAAAAAACACCACAGGGAAAATCAACACAAAAAATTGATGGTTTAACCCCCGACCAACGTTTCTTTATGGGCTTTGCACAAGTATGGAGAATAAAAGTTGTACAGCAAATGATGGCGCAATTAATTGTTATCGATCCGCACTCTCCTTCTAAGTATAGAGTAAACGGCGTTGTAAATAATTTGGATGCATTTTACAAAGCATTCGATGTTAAACCGGGCGATAAAATGTATAAGCCGGAAAAGGAAAGAATAAAGATCTGGTAA
- the infC gene encoding translation initiation factor IF-3, with protein sequence MAFIPNQNRGGFNPRFRKEQQQEHRTNHMIRVPQVRLVGDNVTVGVYPTQEALKMAQDQALDLVEISPTADPPVCKIIDYNKFLYDKKKKEKEVKANSKTSEVKEVRFTPNTDDHDFEFKTKHAEKFLQDGNKVKAHVQFKGRAIMFKERGELLLLKFADRLKDIGALEGMPKMEGKRMQVMLAPKSQKKK encoded by the coding sequence ATGGCATTTATACCGAATCAAAACAGAGGTGGCTTTAACCCTCGATTCAGAAAAGAACAACAACAGGAACACCGTACCAACCACATGATCAGAGTACCGCAGGTACGTTTGGTTGGCGATAATGTAACAGTAGGTGTTTATCCTACGCAGGAAGCTTTAAAGATGGCACAGGATCAAGCGCTCGATCTTGTAGAAATATCTCCCACCGCAGATCCCCCTGTTTGTAAGATCATCGACTATAACAAATTCTTATACGATAAAAAGAAGAAGGAAAAGGAAGTAAAAGCAAATTCCAAAACCAGTGAGGTAAAAGAAGTTCGCTTTACTCCCAATACAGACGATCACGACTTTGAATTTAAAACCAAGCATGCAGAGAAATTCCTGCAGGATGGTAATAAAGTAAAAGCACATGTACAGTTTAAAGGGCGCGCTATCATGTTCAAGGAAAGAGGAGAATTATTATTATTAAAATTTGCAGATCGCTTAAAAGATATTGGTGCATTAGAAGGAATGCCTAAGATGGAAGGTAAGCGTATGCAGGTGATGCTGGCTCCTAAAAGTCAAAAGAAAAAATAA
- the thrS gene encoding threonine--tRNA ligase: MIKITLPDGSIREYQQGTTSYDIAKSISEGLARKVLAANVNGQIWDLSRPINTDSSVQLLTWNDIAGKSTFWHSSAHLMAEAIESMFPGVKFWVGPPLETGFYYDIDLGDNKIEEEDLRKLEVKMAELAKQNEVFQRKEISKTDAINYFTEKGDEYKLDLLSNLEDGNITLYTQGNFTDLCRGPHIPNTGFIKGIKLTNIAGAYWKGDEKNKMLTRIYGVTFPSQKELDEYLVLLEEAKKRDHRKLGKELELFAFSEKVGMGLPLWLPKGAMLRERLQQFLQKAQIESGYLPVITPHIGHKNLYVTSGHYEKYGKDSFQPIHTPQEGEEFFLKPMNCPHHCEIYKTSPRSYKDLPLRLAEFGTVYRYEQHGELHGLTRVRGFTQDDAHLFCMPSQVKEEFKKVIDLVLYVFKSLSFTDYTAQISLRDKDDRSKYIGSEENWTIAEQSIIEAAAEKGLNTVIEYGEAAFYGPKLDFMVRDAIGRKWQLGTIQVDYNLPERFDLTYIGEDNAKHRPVMIHRAPFGSMERFIAVLTEHCAGKFPLWLTPTQVKLLPISDKFLPYAENVLQQLKNADIRAEIDDRNEKIGKKIRDTELAKIPYMLVIGEKEVNENKAAVRRQGKGDIGVQTIAEFIEMIREEVASRKAFE; encoded by the coding sequence ATGATAAAGATCACACTGCCGGACGGTTCGATAAGAGAATATCAGCAAGGAACAACTTCTTATGATATTGCAAAATCTATTAGCGAAGGTTTGGCAAGAAAAGTGTTGGCTGCGAATGTAAACGGGCAGATATGGGATCTGAGCAGACCAATTAATACAGATTCATCGGTACAATTATTAACCTGGAATGATATTGCAGGGAAATCAACCTTTTGGCATTCTTCTGCGCATTTAATGGCAGAAGCTATTGAATCAATGTTCCCGGGCGTTAAGTTTTGGGTTGGTCCGCCATTGGAAACGGGTTTTTATTATGATATTGACCTGGGCGATAATAAAATCGAAGAAGAAGATCTGCGCAAGCTGGAAGTGAAAATGGCTGAATTGGCAAAACAAAATGAGGTGTTTCAACGAAAAGAGATCTCTAAAACAGATGCAATAAATTATTTTACTGAAAAAGGCGATGAGTATAAATTAGACCTGTTAAGTAACCTGGAAGATGGCAACATCACTTTATATACTCAAGGCAATTTTACCGATTTATGTCGTGGTCCGCATATTCCTAATACCGGGTTTATAAAAGGGATCAAACTAACCAATATTGCCGGTGCTTACTGGAAGGGTGATGAAAAAAATAAAATGTTGACACGTATCTATGGTGTAACATTCCCATCGCAAAAAGAATTGGATGAATATTTGGTTTTATTGGAAGAAGCAAAGAAACGTGATCACCGTAAACTGGGAAAAGAGTTGGAATTATTTGCTTTTTCTGAGAAAGTAGGAATGGGTTTGCCTTTATGGTTGCCCAAAGGCGCTATGTTGCGTGAACGTTTACAGCAGTTCTTACAAAAAGCACAAATTGAATCGGGGTATCTTCCGGTAATTACTCCACACATCGGGCATAAAAATTTATATGTAACATCCGGGCATTATGAAAAATATGGCAAGGATAGTTTTCAACCGATTCATACACCACAGGAAGGGGAGGAATTCTTTTTAAAACCGATGAACTGTCCGCATCATTGCGAAATTTATAAAACATCGCCACGTAGTTATAAAGACCTGCCTTTACGTTTGGCGGAGTTTGGAACTGTGTATCGTTATGAGCAACATGGCGAGTTACACGGTTTAACAAGGGTAAGAGGATTTACCCAGGATGATGCGCATTTATTTTGCATGCCATCACAGGTGAAAGAGGAATTTAAAAAAGTGATCGACCTGGTGTTATATGTTTTTAAATCATTAAGCTTTACAGATTACACTGCGCAGATTTCTTTGCGTGATAAAGATGACAGAAGCAAATACATTGGCAGTGAAGAAAACTGGACTATTGCAGAGCAATCAATTATAGAAGCCGCTGCAGAGAAAGGATTGAATACGGTGATTGAATATGGCGAAGCTGCTTTCTACGGTCCTAAATTAGATTTTATGGTGCGTGATGCCATTGGTCGTAAATGGCAATTAGGAACGATACAGGTTGATTATAATTTGCCGGAACGTTTTGATCTTACTTATATTGGAGAAGACAATGCCAAGCACCGTCCTGTAATGATACACCGTGCGCCTTTTGGAAGCATGGAGCGTTTTATTGCTGTATTGACAGAGCACTGCGCCGGTAAATTCCCATTATGGTTAACACCAACCCAGGTAAAGCTTTTGCCTATCAGCGATAAATTTTTGCCTTATGCCGAAAATGTTTTGCAGCAACTAAAAAATGCAGATATTCGTGCAGAGATTGATGACAGAAATGAGAAGATAGGAAAAAAGATACGTGATACTGAACTGGCCAAGATCCCTTATATGTTAGTGATCGGAGAAAAAGAAGTAAATGAAAACAAAGCAGCAGTAAGAAGGCAGGGGAAAGGTGATATCGGAGTACAAACTATTGCTGAATTTATTGAAATGATCAGGGAAGAAGTAGCAAGCCGAAAGGCGTTTGAATAA
- a CDS encoding esterase-like activity of phytase family protein: MKYFLLLSLIITNACFAQQIETSVSQLKFVGEYDLPNALQYKGTTVGGLSGIDYDVKQNVYYLISDDKSEKNPARFYTAKIHFTDKTFDSVQLTAVKSLLDKEGRVYPNAKQDAFHTPDPEAIRYNPLKDDLTWTSEGERKVKTGDTVLENPAITIINKQGLYKDIFTLPANMLMNSDDKGPRDNGVFEGLSFADNFKNVFVSVEEPIYEDGKRADNTDSAWIRVLKFDNTTHQPIAQYAYQIDPVPYPATPADAFKINGVSDILYIGNDKLLVLERAYSTGRFTCNVRLYSADLKNASNVSNIISLDKQKPFIPLQKQLLLNFDSLHRFIDNIEGVTVGPKLSNGHHTLLFVSDDNFSKLERTQFLLFEIIP, from the coding sequence ATGAAATATTTTTTACTGCTTAGTTTAATTATTACCAATGCTTGTTTTGCGCAGCAAATTGAAACGAGTGTTTCTCAATTAAAATTTGTTGGCGAATATGATCTGCCGAATGCTTTACAATATAAAGGAACCACAGTCGGCGGCTTATCAGGAATAGATTACGATGTAAAGCAGAATGTTTATTATTTGATCTCTGATGATAAAAGCGAAAAAAATCCAGCAAGGTTCTATACTGCAAAAATTCACTTTACGGATAAAACATTTGACAGCGTTCAATTAACGGCTGTTAAATCATTATTAGATAAAGAAGGAAGAGTTTATCCTAATGCAAAACAAGATGCTTTTCATACGCCTGATCCGGAAGCCATACGATACAACCCTTTAAAAGATGATCTTACCTGGACAAGCGAAGGTGAACGAAAAGTAAAAACAGGAGATACTGTTTTAGAAAACCCAGCCATCACTATTATTAATAAGCAAGGTTTGTATAAAGATATCTTTACATTACCTGCTAACATGCTGATGAATAGTGATGATAAAGGTCCAAGAGATAACGGTGTTTTTGAAGGATTATCATTTGCTGATAATTTTAAAAATGTTTTTGTCAGCGTAGAAGAGCCGATATACGAAGATGGGAAACGTGCTGATAATACAGATTCGGCATGGATACGGGTTTTAAAGTTTGATAACACCACGCATCAGCCTATTGCTCAATATGCATATCAAATAGATCCTGTGCCTTATCCTGCCACTCCTGCAGATGCATTTAAGATCAATGGCGTATCCGATATACTTTATATAGGCAATGATAAGCTATTGGTTTTAGAAAGAGCTTACTCAACGGGAAGATTTACCTGTAATGTAAGATTGTATTCAGCAGATCTAAAAAATGCAAGCAACGTATCCAATATTATTTCTTTAGATAAACAAAAGCCGTTTATCCCTTTACAGAAACAATTGTTATTAAACTTTGATTCTTTACATCGTTTTATCGATAATATAGAAGGTGTAACAGTAGGTCCGAAATTATCTAACGGACATCATACTTTATTATTTGTTAGTGATGATAATTTCTCTAAGTTGGAAAGAACTCAATTTTTATTATTTGAAATAATCCCATGA
- a CDS encoding GNAT family N-acetyltransferase yields the protein MEIRRISIAESNLVIELFNQYRIFYKQASNIELAKQFIEERLNNNESVIFLALVIENNKTIPAGFTQLYPTYSSVRTSKNWILNDLYVKSAYRKQGVGELLIKTAMDFAKAGGAKFVELSTATDNYTAQSLYKKIGFEKQKPDDEFYSYRITL from the coding sequence ATGGAAATAAGAAGAATAAGTATCGCAGAAAGTAATCTGGTAATTGAGTTGTTCAATCAATACAGGATATTTTATAAGCAGGCATCTAATATAGAATTGGCAAAGCAATTTATTGAGGAGCGATTGAATAATAATGAATCTGTGATCTTTCTTGCATTGGTAATAGAGAATAACAAAACAATTCCTGCAGGATTCACTCAATTATATCCAACTTATTCTTCTGTACGTACGAGCAAAAACTGGATATTGAATGATCTCTATGTAAAATCGGCTTACAGGAAACAAGGAGTAGGAGAGTTGCTGATAAAAACGGCCATGGATTTTGCTAAAGCAGGCGGAGCAAAATTTGTAGAGCTATCAACAGCAACAGATAATTACACTGCTCAAAGCTTGTATAAAAAAATAGGATTTGAAAAACAAAAACCCGATGACGAATTCTATTCTTATCGAATTACTTTATAA
- the topA gene encoding type I DNA topoisomerase: protein MAKNLLIVESPAKAKTIEKILGDDFEVKSCYGHIRDLEKNEMGIDIKNNFEPRYIVPEEKEKVVKELKSLAKKSSEVWLASDEDREGESISWHLAEVLGLDPKTTKRIVFHEITKPAIQKAVQNPRIINMNLVDAQQARRVLDRIVGFELSPVLWRKIGMKGGLSAGRVQSVAVKLIAEKERQINQFVPESSFKLEAIFAANDINNKAVNFKAEGGKYNSSEDAEKFLQSCINAKYTVRDIQVKPGKRTPAAPFTTSTLQQEASRKLGYGVSKTMLLAQKLYESGKITYMRTDSVALSETAVDNIKSEIVSSFGDKYLQLRQYKNKNESAQEAHEAIRPTYMENRTSDDADTNRLYELIWKRTIASQMSDAELEKTIAKVNISTNNQDLTATGEVLKFDGFLKVYMESKDDDDETEENEEGRLPNLTVGQVLDFKEMLATERFTKHSARYTEASLVKKLEELGIGRPSTYAPTISTIIKRSYVEKRDKEGIKREYRVLKLKNNNIEKKTEQENTGAEKSKLFPTDLGLVVTDFLNQHFDKVMDYSFTANIEEEFDEIAVGKMKWHDMVEEFYTPFHSGVEHTLENAERAKGERALGTDESSGKPIIARMGRYGPMVQIGSAEDEEKPRFAKLKATQSIETISLEEALDLFKLPRNLGQFEDKDVTVNIGRFGPYAAHDGKFYSLNKEMDPYTIELEEVGPMIAEKRQAKEERTIKIFEKEKIQILRGPYGPYIKQGLRNYKLNKEQQEKAADLTIEEVKAIIEELKANPPKKVARKKKA from the coding sequence ATGGCAAAAAACCTCTTAATAGTAGAGTCTCCTGCAAAAGCAAAAACCATTGAAAAAATTCTTGGTGACGACTTTGAAGTGAAAAGTTGTTACGGTCATATTCGTGACCTGGAAAAGAATGAAATGGGGATCGATATTAAAAATAATTTTGAGCCCCGATATATTGTTCCTGAAGAAAAAGAAAAAGTAGTTAAAGAATTAAAAAGCCTGGCAAAAAAATCTTCGGAAGTTTGGTTAGCATCGGATGAGGACCGTGAAGGAGAAAGCATCAGCTGGCATTTGGCTGAAGTGCTGGGATTGGATCCTAAAACCACCAAGCGCATTGTTTTTCACGAGATCACTAAACCTGCTATTCAAAAAGCAGTACAAAATCCACGTATCATTAATATGAATTTAGTGGATGCACAGCAAGCTCGTCGTGTGTTGGATAGAATTGTAGGATTTGAATTAAGTCCTGTATTATGGAGGAAGATCGGCATGAAAGGTGGCTTGAGTGCCGGGAGAGTGCAAAGTGTAGCGGTGAAATTAATTGCTGAAAAAGAAAGACAGATCAACCAGTTTGTTCCGGAAAGTTCTTTTAAACTGGAAGCAATTTTTGCAGCCAATGATATTAATAATAAAGCAGTAAATTTTAAAGCAGAAGGCGGTAAATATAATTCTTCAGAAGATGCAGAAAAATTTTTACAAAGCTGTATCAATGCAAAATATACCGTAAGAGATATCCAGGTAAAACCCGGCAAACGCACACCGGCGGCACCTTTTACAACTTCTACCTTACAACAGGAAGCCAGCAGGAAATTAGGGTATGGCGTTAGCAAAACCATGTTGCTGGCACAAAAATTATACGAAAGCGGTAAGATTACTTATATGCGTACCGACAGCGTTGCATTGAGTGAAACAGCTGTTGATAATATTAAAAGTGAGATTGTATCGAGCTTTGGCGATAAATATTTACAATTGCGCCAATACAAAAACAAAAATGAAAGTGCGCAGGAAGCGCATGAGGCCATTCGTCCTACATACATGGAGAACAGAACTTCTGACGATGCAGATACGAATAGATTATATGAGCTGATTTGGAAAAGAACCATTGCATCCCAGATGAGTGATGCTGAGTTGGAGAAAACAATTGCGAAGGTCAATATCAGTACTAATAATCAAGACTTAACAGCAACCGGAGAAGTATTGAAATTTGATGGCTTTCTGAAAGTTTATATGGAAAGTAAAGATGACGACGATGAAACCGAAGAAAATGAAGAAGGTCGTTTACCTAATTTAACGGTTGGACAGGTATTGGATTTTAAAGAAATGCTGGCAACAGAAAGATTCACGAAACATTCAGCCCGCTATACAGAAGCTTCGTTGGTAAAGAAACTGGAAGAATTGGGAATTGGTCGCCCGAGCACATACGCCCCTACTATTTCTACTATTATTAAAAGAAGCTATGTTGAAAAGAGAGATAAAGAAGGTATAAAAAGAGAATACCGTGTGCTGAAATTGAAGAATAATAATATTGAAAAGAAAACTGAACAGGAAAATACCGGCGCTGAAAAATCTAAATTGTTTCCTACGGATCTGGGATTAGTGGTTACTGATTTTTTAAACCAGCATTTTGATAAAGTGATGGATTATTCTTTCACTGCTAATATTGAAGAAGAGTTTGATGAAATCGCCGTTGGCAAAATGAAATGGCATGATATGGTGGAAGAATTTTACACGCCTTTTCATAGCGGTGTAGAACACACGCTGGAAAATGCTGAGCGTGCCAAAGGTGAGCGTGCCTTAGGTACTGATGAATCAAGCGGCAAACCAATTATTGCAAGAATGGGGCGCTATGGACCAATGGTACAAATTGGTTCTGCAGAAGATGAAGAGAAGCCACGCTTTGCAAAATTAAAAGCCACGCAGAGCATTGAAACCATTTCGCTGGAAGAAGCGTTGGACCTTTTTAAACTGCCACGTAACCTTGGTCAATTTGAAGATAAAGATGTAACAGTAAATATTGGTCGCTTTGGGCCTTATGCTGCACATGACGGCAAATTTTATTCCTTGAATAAAGAAATGGATCCTTATACGATTGAGTTGGAAGAAGTAGGTCCGATGATTGCAGAGAAGCGCCAGGCAAAGGAAGAACGTACCATCAAAATATTTGAAAAAGAAAAAATACAAATTCTTCGTGGGCCTTATGGACCTTATATCAAACAAGGTTTACGCAACTATAAATTAAATAAAGAGCAACAGGAGAAAGCTGCCGACCTAACCATTGAAGAAGTAAAAGCTATCATTGAAGAGCTGAAAGCTAATCCACCTAAAAAAGTAGCGAGAAAGAAAAAAGCATAA